A DNA window from Paenibacillus sp. HWE-109 contains the following coding sequences:
- the mglC gene encoding galactose/methyl galactoside ABC transporter permease MglC, with translation MSTKTETIKSRDISGFVTKYAIYIVLVVLVVGIAIYDPRFLSVSILRDILLQSSTRVIIALGAAFILITGGTDLSTGRIVGLTAVISASMLQTQEYGRRFFPDLPHLPLLVPIILAIIAGLLVGLINGIIVAKLKVPPFIATLGTMVAVYGANSLYFDMKPNQSQPIGGLRPDFSKIGTGSIGSNATYSIPYIVIIAIVVAIIVWIVFNKTKLGKYMYAIGGNIHAAVVSGINVNRYLIYIYSIAGALYGLAGVLEAARTGGATNNYGNMYELDAIAACVVGGVSTSGGIGTVPGVLAGVLIFSVINYGLTFIGISPYWQLIIKGVIIVAAVAFDMRKYMNSK, from the coding sequence ATGAGTACCAAGACAGAAACTATAAAATCCAGAGACATCAGTGGGTTCGTGACCAAATACGCAATCTACATCGTGCTTGTCGTGCTGGTTGTCGGAATTGCAATTTATGATCCACGCTTTTTATCGGTGAGTATTCTTAGAGATATTTTGCTGCAGTCGTCTACACGCGTTATTATCGCCTTGGGTGCTGCGTTCATCTTGATTACTGGGGGAACCGATCTATCGACCGGACGGATCGTTGGTCTGACTGCCGTCATCTCAGCTTCCATGCTGCAAACGCAGGAATATGGCCGGAGATTCTTCCCGGATCTGCCGCATCTGCCGCTTCTGGTTCCGATTATCCTGGCGATTATCGCAGGTTTGTTGGTAGGTCTCATCAACGGAATAATTGTAGCAAAATTAAAAGTACCGCCTTTCATTGCTACCTTAGGGACGATGGTTGCGGTATACGGTGCAAACTCCCTTTACTTCGATATGAAGCCGAATCAATCTCAGCCTATCGGCGGTTTGAGACCGGACTTCAGTAAAATTGGAACAGGTTCCATCGGTTCAAATGCTACGTATTCTATTCCTTACATTGTCATCATTGCCATTGTCGTAGCGATTATCGTGTGGATTGTCTTCAATAAAACGAAGCTTGGCAAATACATGTACGCCATTGGCGGCAACATTCATGCAGCAGTCGTTTCGGGGATTAATGTAAACCGTTACCTGATCTACATTTACTCCATTGCAGGTGCTTTGTACGGATTAGCCGGGGTGCTTGAAGCAGCCAGAACCGGCGGAGCTACGAACAACTATGGGAATATGTACGAGCTTGATGCCATTGCCGCTTGTGTGGTCGGCGGTGTATCGACTTCGGGTGGTATCGGGACGGTGCCGGGCGTTCTTGCCGGGGTATTGATCTTCAGCGTTATCAACTACGGTTTGACGTTTATTGGGATTAGCCCTTACTGGCAGTTAATTATTAAAGGTGTCATCATCGTCGCCGCGGTAGCGTTTGATATGCGCAAATATATGAACTCGAAGTAA
- a CDS encoding methyl-accepting chemotaxis protein, translated as MSKNFVAVWKKRLLVLSLRSKIVGAFVIVSLLVAATSGMSYTYLNKVDSSYAKLLGDNVSILRVVSEIKEKTQMQNSMLFGYVLDPTKEKEQRLMDMNAALAAVIAQMGELSHNEDEQSAIQSTMDSNMTFARLVKKVTEYANKGNVALAKAEATQWAIPTTETLTQAAAKIEDLEKSTQEDASARNHDVVKSTVQTLIWVSLGAFLLALAMGLVLSRMIVTPMRFMVRAAERIAACDLTVSDIQVKNRDELRDLANAFNQMKANLHRLISQVGGSAQQVAAASAALSSNSEHVSESSERITNTIQHISIGTDEQVRSVHLAVAIMEEMSAAVIQIAGVTQSANEQSSLAQQEAGAGNAAVETAIAQMHAIHQKMKELAESVQRLGQRSEQIVHANSMIANIARQTNMLALNASIEAARAGAAGKGFAVVADEVRKLSMQTGAAAEDVAALVTSIQEETRSVVGSTEAGTREVETGLEVVGVAQMTFKRIRGAMDELARQITDVAGSSASISEKTRAAVDVIRAIDEVAGQTASGTRVVSSNIEGQYASMQEIVSSATVLNSMAADLQTLIGRFRV; from the coding sequence ATGTCTAAAAACTTTGTAGCTGTTTGGAAGAAAAGGCTGTTGGTGTTGTCTTTGAGAAGCAAAATTGTGGGAGCTTTCGTCATCGTTTCTTTGCTTGTGGCGGCGACCAGCGGTATGTCGTATACCTATTTGAACAAAGTGGACAGCTCCTATGCCAAGCTGTTAGGCGACAATGTCTCCATCCTGCGCGTTGTTTCAGAAATTAAAGAAAAAACACAAATGCAGAACAGCATGCTCTTCGGGTATGTGCTGGATCCGACTAAGGAGAAGGAGCAGCGTTTGATGGATATGAATGCAGCGCTTGCTGCTGTCATTGCCCAGATGGGGGAGTTGTCCCATAACGAAGATGAGCAGAGCGCTATTCAGTCTACTATGGATTCCAACATGACGTTTGCACGTCTTGTGAAGAAAGTAACAGAGTATGCGAACAAAGGCAATGTTGCCTTGGCTAAGGCGGAAGCGACGCAGTGGGCCATCCCGACGACAGAAACCTTAACGCAGGCTGCTGCGAAAATTGAAGACCTCGAAAAGTCGACCCAAGAGGATGCTTCTGCGCGTAATCACGATGTGGTGAAATCGACGGTGCAAACGCTGATTTGGGTTAGCTTGGGGGCGTTCCTACTTGCTTTGGCCATGGGTCTTGTATTGTCACGGATGATCGTGACCCCCATGCGTTTCATGGTGCGAGCAGCTGAGCGAATCGCTGCCTGCGACTTAACCGTTAGCGATATTCAAGTGAAGAATCGAGATGAATTGAGAGATCTGGCTAACGCTTTTAACCAAATGAAAGCTAATTTACATCGCTTAATTAGTCAAGTAGGCGGCAGTGCTCAGCAAGTTGCCGCAGCTTCGGCAGCATTGAGCAGCAATTCTGAGCATGTCAGCGAGTCCTCTGAGCGAATTACGAATACGATCCAGCATATTTCGATCGGTACGGATGAGCAAGTAAGGAGCGTTCATCTGGCTGTTGCCATCATGGAAGAAATGTCGGCAGCTGTGATTCAGATTGCCGGTGTTACGCAGTCCGCGAACGAACAGTCCTCTCTCGCCCAACAGGAGGCAGGGGCAGGCAACGCTGCTGTTGAGACAGCGATAGCTCAGATGCATGCCATCCATCAGAAGATGAAAGAACTGGCCGAATCGGTGCAAAGACTCGGCCAGCGCTCTGAACAAATCGTTCATGCGAACAGCATGATCGCTAATATTGCGCGACAAACGAATATGCTCGCGCTTAATGCTTCTATTGAAGCGGCTCGTGCTGGCGCTGCCGGCAAAGGTTTCGCGGTTGTGGCCGACGAAGTCCGCAAGCTGTCTATGCAGACGGGAGCGGCGGCTGAAGATGTGGCGGCTCTGGTGACCAGCATTCAGGAGGAGACCAGAAGTGTTGTTGGCTCTACCGAGGCGGGAACCCGCGAGGTAGAGACTGGGCTTGAGGTTGTCGGCGTGGCGCAGATGACGTTCAAGCGCATTCGTGGGGCGATGGATGAGCTCGCCAGACAGATCACGGATGTCGCCGGCAGCTCGGCATCGATCTCGGAGAAGACACGCGCAGCCGTGGATGTGATCCGGGCGATTGACGAAGTCGCCGGGCAAACGGCTTCGGGAACCCGTGTGGTTTCCTCCAACATCGAGGGGCAATACGCGAGTATGCAGGAGATTGTTTCATCGGCGACGGTGCTGAATAGCATGGCGGCGGACTTGCAGACGCTGATTGGCCGCTTCCGTGTGTGA
- a CDS encoding RidA family protein, translating to MSQIEQRLLELGITLPPSPEPRFTYIPCNQTGNLIYLSGQDCRINGDLMFEGKVGREVTIEQGQAAARQTIINCLAVMKGYLGDLDRVVKIVKMLGFVNSAPGFGDQPYVINGASDLLVAVFGEQGKHARSAIGTSDLPFHTPVEIELIVEVRD from the coding sequence ATGTCCCAAATCGAACAACGTTTATTAGAACTAGGCATCACGCTTCCCCCATCCCCAGAACCGCGTTTCACGTATATTCCTTGCAATCAAACAGGCAATCTGATCTATTTGTCCGGCCAAGACTGCCGCATCAATGGCGATCTGATGTTTGAAGGTAAAGTCGGCCGCGAAGTTACGATCGAGCAAGGCCAAGCTGCAGCTCGTCAAACGATCATCAACTGCTTAGCGGTTATGAAAGGGTACCTGGGCGACCTTGACCGTGTTGTGAAAATCGTGAAAATGCTCGGCTTCGTGAACAGCGCACCTGGTTTCGGCGATCAGCCTTACGTTATCAACGGCGCGTCCGATTTGCTTGTCGCTGTGTTCGGCGAACAAGGCAAACACGCTCGTTCCGCGATCGGGACAAGTGATCTGCCCTTTCATACGCCAGTCGAAATTGAGCTTATCGTAGAAGTACGCGATTAG
- a CDS encoding N-acyl-D-amino-acid deacylase family protein, which yields MLDLILKNGRIVDGTGNPWFAGDVAIQGHTIVAVGQIHEEAAQVIDVQRQVIAPGFIDGHCHSDLMIFDYPHSEIKMRQGVTTEVVGNCGLAPAPFVPAQAELLQSYIQPVIGQTKWAWPWETVGQYMDAVADSRPSEHMATYVAHGALRIAVMGFANRPATTLEVAQMKQILEEGLKAGAIGLSIGLLYAPGSYTSKEEIAELCSVLPAYNGLFSTHIRGEGNNLLPSVQEVIWIAEKAGVSLHISHLKAAGKRNWGQIVDALELIEDARARGMDVTCDVYPYNAGSTSLTTILPPWVLEGGIEKVLDLLRSPKIRAVIREELSHEQVTWDNLICSTGWQSVFLSAMHTEKNRHLEGKHIAEISEMRGQHPADCMMDLLLEEEGRISIVYFHMSDDDVKQVVAYDKSLIASDSLTCDTGKPHPRLYGTFPRVFAKFVREHRVLTLEQAVRKVTSFPVQRFKLGKRGLIVPGYIADVTVFNPDTIQDHATFEEPRLYPDGIPHVVVNGKLTLSNGEHTHAREGIFIRAQHCCRH from the coding sequence ATGTTGGATCTTATCTTGAAAAATGGCCGGATTGTCGATGGCACCGGTAATCCTTGGTTTGCCGGCGATGTCGCCATTCAAGGCCATACAATTGTAGCTGTTGGCCAAATTCATGAGGAAGCCGCACAAGTCATCGATGTGCAGCGCCAAGTGATTGCCCCTGGTTTTATCGATGGGCATTGCCATTCCGATTTAATGATTTTCGATTATCCGCACAGCGAAATCAAGATGCGCCAAGGCGTTACAACCGAAGTCGTCGGCAACTGCGGGTTGGCGCCTGCGCCCTTCGTCCCTGCCCAAGCTGAGCTGCTCCAAAGCTATATCCAACCTGTCATCGGCCAAACCAAATGGGCTTGGCCATGGGAAACCGTCGGACAATACATGGATGCTGTTGCCGACTCCCGCCCTTCCGAGCACATGGCTACCTATGTAGCCCACGGTGCCCTGCGCATTGCCGTGATGGGCTTTGCCAACCGTCCAGCGACCACACTCGAAGTTGCGCAGATGAAGCAAATCCTGGAAGAGGGCTTGAAGGCCGGGGCGATCGGATTATCGATCGGACTTCTATACGCTCCTGGCAGCTACACGAGCAAAGAAGAAATCGCTGAGCTATGTTCGGTGCTGCCAGCCTATAACGGTCTCTTCTCCACACATATTCGCGGAGAGGGCAATAATTTGCTGCCATCCGTTCAAGAGGTCATCTGGATTGCTGAGAAGGCCGGCGTTTCGCTGCATATCAGCCATCTTAAAGCAGCGGGCAAACGAAATTGGGGACAAATTGTCGATGCCCTGGAACTTATTGAAGACGCCAGAGCGCGCGGCATGGATGTAACCTGTGACGTGTATCCCTACAATGCGGGATCTACAAGTTTGACAACCATTCTACCTCCATGGGTACTGGAAGGCGGTATCGAGAAAGTACTCGATTTGCTGCGCAGTCCTAAGATACGTGCCGTTATCCGTGAGGAGCTAAGCCATGAACAGGTCACTTGGGACAATCTCATTTGCTCCACAGGTTGGCAAAGTGTGTTCTTGTCCGCGATGCACACAGAGAAAAACCGTCATCTCGAAGGCAAGCACATCGCCGAAATCAGCGAAATGCGCGGTCAGCATCCAGCGGATTGCATGATGGATCTGCTGCTGGAAGAAGAAGGCCGAATCTCCATTGTCTACTTCCACATGTCCGATGATGATGTGAAGCAAGTCGTTGCCTACGACAAATCACTCATTGCCTCGGATAGTCTTACTTGCGATACAGGTAAGCCGCATCCGCGGTTATACGGAACGTTTCCGCGCGTCTTCGCCAAATTTGTGCGCGAGCACCGTGTCCTTACTCTGGAGCAAGCGGTACGCAAAGTGACTTCCTTCCCTGTGCAGCGCTTTAAGCTGGGGAAACGCGGACTCATTGTCCCGGGCTACATCGCCGATGTCACTGTTTTCAACCCAGATACCATTCAAGATCATGCTACGTTCGAGGAACCTAGACTTTATCCAGATGGCATCCCGCACGTTGTCGTGAATGGAAAACTTACCTTGTCTAACGGTGAGCATACCCATGCACGCGAAGGGATATTCATCCGAGCGCAGCACTGCTGCCGTCATTAA
- a CDS encoding alanine racemase, which translates to MTETLQTSEALETLETLETPCLIIDTERMDHNIQTMAEKVNALQVKLRPHAKTHKMPAIALQQMEAGAVGITVAKVSEAEVMAANGVSNIFIAYPLVTPSKIRRAIRLSEQIELIVAVDSLAGAQRMEQIASEQGHSLQVRLEIDTGLRRTGVLFDQAAALAADIARMPHLRLTGIYTFRGSLVGGKSTLDVAAAGHEEGTLMVELAERLRAQGIAIADVSVGSTPTALYAAAVAGVTEVRPGTYVFHDRMQARLGVCDITDCAGSVLVTVVSRPSADLAIVDGGSKTFATDVQPGTDPLQLRGFGYIMNLEDALLIRMTEEHGMIELGPLAQAANLQVGDTLRIIPNHICSTVNLHNQVVMQRGHAYERVPVLARGMLE; encoded by the coding sequence ATGACAGAAACTTTACAAACCTCGGAAGCCCTGGAAACACTGGAAACTTTGGAAACACCTTGCCTGATTATTGATACGGAGCGGATGGATCACAACATTCAAACCATGGCGGAGAAAGTCAACGCCCTTCAAGTGAAGCTGCGTCCTCATGCCAAAACTCACAAAATGCCGGCCATTGCCCTCCAGCAGATGGAAGCAGGCGCCGTCGGCATCACCGTAGCCAAAGTATCGGAAGCGGAGGTGATGGCGGCAAATGGCGTCAGCAATATTTTCATCGCTTATCCGCTTGTAACTCCGAGCAAGATCCGAAGAGCGATCCGTCTAAGTGAGCAAATCGAATTAATCGTTGCTGTGGACAGCTTGGCAGGCGCGCAGCGGATGGAACAAATCGCTAGCGAACAGGGCCACTCCCTGCAAGTCCGGCTAGAGATCGATACCGGTTTGCGCCGCACTGGCGTGCTGTTCGACCAAGCCGCTGCGCTCGCAGCCGACATTGCCCGCATGCCCCATCTGCGGCTCACCGGCATCTATACGTTCCGCGGCTCGCTGGTAGGAGGCAAATCTACCCTCGACGTTGCGGCGGCTGGGCATGAAGAAGGCACGCTAATGGTAGAGCTTGCCGAACGTCTTAGAGCGCAAGGCATCGCGATCGCCGATGTCAGCGTAGGCTCTACGCCGACTGCGTTATACGCCGCTGCGGTGGCTGGCGTAACGGAGGTCCGCCCCGGCACCTATGTGTTCCATGACCGGATGCAAGCCCGCCTTGGCGTCTGCGATATCACCGATTGCGCGGGCAGCGTGCTCGTCACCGTCGTCAGCCGCCCTTCGGCGGATCTGGCCATCGTCGACGGCGGCAGCAAAACGTTCGCGACGGATGTGCAGCCTGGCACCGATCCCCTTCAGCTTCGCGGCTTCGGCTACATCATGAACCTCGAGGATGCGCTGCTCATTCGCATGACGGAAGAGCATGGCATGATCGAACTCGGGCCGCTCGCCCAAGCTGCCAACTTACAGGTCGGCGATACGCTGCGCATTATTCCTAATCACATATGCAGCACGGTCAACTTGCATAATCAAGTGGTTATGCAGCGCGGCCATGCTTATGAACGCGTACCTGTCCTTGCACGGGGAATGCTAGAGTAA
- a CDS encoding helix-turn-helix transcriptional regulator: protein MESIQDEFGFLTELVTGLAAQFGNNCEVVLHDLTGSYESSIVAIANGHITGRKVGDPGTNLGLELLRGNHVNGNKYNYLTQTKDGRILRSSSMYMKNKAGRIIGSLCINFDITELMIAEKTLQTLINPGQESEVKESFVTSVSDLLDALIQEAQEQVGKPVAVMTKDDKMRMIQLLDAKGAFLIKKGGEKICAYLNISKYTLYSHLEEGKSAVKESEV, encoded by the coding sequence ATGGAATCCATTCAAGATGAATTTGGCTTTTTGACGGAACTGGTCACAGGATTAGCCGCCCAATTTGGAAATAACTGTGAGGTTGTGCTCCATGATCTGACCGGCTCTTACGAGAGTTCCATCGTTGCCATTGCCAACGGTCACATTACCGGACGCAAAGTGGGAGATCCTGGGACCAATCTGGGTCTGGAACTGCTGCGCGGGAACCATGTAAACGGGAATAAATATAATTATTTAACGCAAACCAAAGACGGACGCATTTTACGCTCAAGTTCGATGTATATGAAAAATAAAGCCGGACGCATCATCGGCTCTCTCTGTATCAATTTTGATATTACAGAGCTGATGATTGCTGAGAAGACGCTGCAAACCTTGATTAATCCAGGACAGGAGTCCGAAGTGAAGGAATCCTTCGTCACGAGCGTCAGCGATTTGCTCGATGCCCTCATTCAAGAAGCCCAGGAGCAGGTCGGCAAGCCTGTCGCGGTGATGACCAAGGATGACAAAATGCGTATGATTCAATTGCTCGACGCCAAAGGTGCCTTTCTCATTAAAAAAGGCGGCGAGAAAATTTGCGCCTACCTGAACATTTCGAAATATACCCTTTACAGCCATTTAGAAGAAGGCAAAAGTGCCGTGAAAGAGAGTGAAGTGTGA
- a CDS encoding cache domain-containing sensor histidine kinase has protein sequence MRRWFAKSLKRKLSLLILFAVVLPLLSMGTVSYKIATSVTEDKAKQAGMNTLKQMTDKLDFVIQDVENMSIFLIGQKDIQTYLDNKEGDVNSYSQIVGTLWNLSYSKKYIANITITPTNGNPVLFTTTVTNSGLQPLLVQYESVYKSATKWWSPLYELQTSDGAKKVISLVRPIRDVSTYKTLGTLTVSLDQAEIGSYLTDAGWESSGFVMLRDQYDRIISGGDTRWLAQKVTEVFPNLGKLVETSGVLNVQWKEQPHTVLYNQIPRLGWTLIGFIPTEIYQKQNGYVLTVTAITIVIALLLAMGLVLYFLQWVTKPLTKLTKYLKDLNPEETIPTYEVKSVDEVGLLVHSYNKLSERISRLKDQVQLNEAMKKEADILALQAQINPHFLYNTLSSIHWIALMNKDRQIADMVGALSDFLRFSLNKGEEFCTVQQEISHAQNYAYIQAIRFPEQFDIEFFIAPAMIQSTMLKLLLQPLIENSLIHGIQKKKAKGHIYVHGELRDNQMKFVVEDTGIGMEEAKLRDIQAQLTLANHQLGLRNEAVKDAKIVVTSYGLINVHRRLLLHYGLGSGLVVDSTPGVGTTITFTIPLEKGELAL, from the coding sequence GTGAGACGTTGGTTTGCCAAATCACTGAAACGTAAGCTGTCTTTACTCATTTTATTCGCCGTGGTGCTGCCGTTGCTTTCGATGGGAACCGTGTCTTACAAAATCGCTACCTCCGTGACCGAAGATAAAGCGAAGCAGGCGGGGATGAATACCCTTAAGCAGATGACCGATAAACTCGATTTTGTCATACAGGACGTCGAGAACATGTCGATCTTTCTGATTGGCCAAAAGGATATCCAAACCTATTTGGACAACAAGGAAGGCGATGTCAACAGCTATTCGCAAATCGTGGGTACGCTATGGAATTTATCGTATTCCAAGAAATATATCGCTAACATCACTATTACGCCGACTAACGGCAATCCCGTGCTTTTTACCACGACCGTAACGAATTCGGGCTTACAGCCGCTTCTCGTGCAATATGAATCCGTCTACAAGTCAGCAACGAAGTGGTGGTCGCCGCTTTACGAACTTCAAACCTCCGATGGTGCCAAAAAAGTGATTTCACTGGTCAGACCGATACGGGATGTGAGCACATATAAAACGCTAGGGACCTTAACCGTTTCGCTGGATCAAGCCGAGATCGGAAGTTATTTGACCGACGCCGGTTGGGAAAGCAGTGGATTTGTCATGCTGCGGGATCAGTATGATCGGATCATTTCCGGTGGAGATACCCGCTGGCTGGCGCAAAAAGTAACGGAAGTATTTCCGAATTTGGGGAAACTGGTAGAGACCAGCGGCGTGCTGAATGTGCAGTGGAAGGAACAGCCGCATACGGTTTTATATAATCAGATCCCGCGATTAGGCTGGACGCTGATCGGGTTCATTCCGACTGAGATATATCAGAAACAGAACGGGTACGTGCTGACCGTAACTGCGATTACGATCGTTATCGCGCTGCTGCTGGCTATGGGACTGGTCCTCTACTTCCTGCAGTGGGTGACGAAACCTTTGACCAAATTAACCAAATATCTGAAGGATTTGAACCCGGAGGAGACGATTCCCACCTATGAGGTGAAAAGTGTCGACGAAGTCGGACTGCTTGTTCACAGCTATAATAAACTTAGTGAGCGGATCAGCCGCTTGAAAGATCAGGTTCAGTTGAACGAAGCGATGAAAAAGGAGGCGGATATTTTGGCGCTGCAAGCACAGATTAATCCGCATTTCCTCTACAATACACTCTCATCCATCCATTGGATCGCCTTAATGAACAAAGATCGGCAGATCGCCGATATGGTGGGTGCGCTTAGTGATTTCTTGCGCTTTAGTTTAAATAAAGGGGAAGAGTTCTGCACGGTTCAGCAGGAAATTTCTCATGCTCAGAACTATGCGTATATCCAAGCCATCCGCTTTCCCGAGCAATTCGATATTGAGTTTTTTATCGCTCCGGCGATGATTCAAAGCACGATGTTGAAGCTGCTTCTGCAGCCGTTGATCGAGAATAGCTTGATTCACGGTATCCAGAAGAAGAAGGCGAAGGGACATATCTATGTGCACGGCGAGCTGCGCGACAATCAAATGAAATTCGTTGTCGAAGACACAGGCATCGGGATGGAAGAGGCGAAGCTTCGCGATATCCAAGCTCAGCTCACATTGGCTAATCACCAGCTCGGCCTTCGCAATGAAGCGGTCAAAGATGCCAAAATCGTGGTAACGAGCTATGGGCTTATCAATGTTCACCGCAGGCTTTTATTGCATTATGGCCTTGGCTCCGGGCTTGTGGTCGACAGTACGCCAGGTGTCGGGACGACGATTACATTCACAATTCCGCTTGAGAAGGGAGAGTTAGCACTATGA